The sequence ccctgctcgcttaacccagaagccagctgcaccaatgtgtcggagtaaACACCATACAACTGGTGACTGAAGTCAGCGTGCATGCCCTCGGCCTGctacaaggagtcgctagagtgtgaTGGGACAAAgacatcccggccagccaaacACAGACGATGCTGGGCCGATTGTGCGCTGCCTTATGGGTTTCCCGGTCACAGGTGGttgcgacacagcccgggattgaacccaggtctgtagtgacgcctctagcactgtgaggcagagccttagactgctgcgccactcgggagacagCTGTAGACTTTttaaggatctggggacccaggCCAAATCTTTTTGTCTCCTGCCGGGGAATAGGCGTTGAGCAATCTTCACGACtctcttggtatgtttggaccatgatatttTGTTGGTGTTGTGGAGGGGACTTGAAGCTCTTTATAAGGAGTAACTTGTAATACTAAATAGGAAATATATAGGATAAAGTATATTATAAGGTGGAGcacaaataaatcaaatcaaagtttattgctCAAGtgcacagatttgcagatgtttaTCGTaagtgcagcaaaatgcttgtgtttctagctccaacaggtcagtaatacctaacaatacaatAAACACATCATCCAAAAAATAAAAAGGAACAAATGGTTGGAGTTTAAGTAAATGAATGTAAAGAACATAATATTCTACACACCATACTGATCAAGCACTAGAATCTATACGGTGTTATCATGGGGGACTGTGGTCTAAATCCCTAGCAGCACTTTCTACTCTACCCATTCCATTGGTCCCAATGCAATACACTAAGCCTATAAATGACATATGGGCTTATAGAGAAAAAACTATTCTATATGCCGATGTAAAAGTGCAGTTGGGGTTACTCACTAGGGGTCTGTAGAATCTTTATATGGTGTTATTTCATGGGGGACTCTGGTCTAAATACCCAGCAAAACTCCATATTATTCAGAACCCCATGAAATGACACCATATATAGATTctacagaccctactgagtaCTCCCCACCCGACTTATACATCAGCACAAATAATCGTTTTTACTGTATAGTGTTGTAGTTGTACTTTCCactgcagtggaggctgctgagtggagaatggctcataataaAGGCTGGAACGGagcgtttgatgtatttgataccattccacctattctgcTTCAGCCGCTACCATGAaaccatcctccccaattaaggtgtcatTAACCTCCTGTAGTATAGTGTCCAAGCACTATAACTCTACCTactatgtacatattacctcgacaccggtgcccccacacattgactctgtctgtaccggtacaccctgtatatagccccgctattgttatttactgctgctctttaattatttgttattcttatctcttaggttaatttttttattttcttaaaactgcattgttggttaaggacttgtaagtaaacatttcactgttgtaattggcacatgtgacaaataagatttgatttgattacatagATTCTACAGACCCTATTGAGTACTCCCCACCCCACTTTTACATCAGCACAAATAATATGATTTTCTCCATACcatacagtggaggctgctgaggggagaacgacCCATAATAATGTCCGGAATGGCATAAATGGGATGGcttcaaacacctggaaaccatgtttcCTGATTCCGCTTTAGTCATTATCACAAGCCTGTTCTCACCCACAAGGTGGCAACAGCCTCCTGTGCTATCATATGCATGATTTGTAATTGAGGGGAATTTATGTTACCTTGTGACATGTTTTAAAACCCACATTTAATGCAAACGTCACTTAAATATTATTTGTCATGCATCATTAATAAATATTGGTTAATGTTACTTTTCTACTAGTATGTGAGGGACCTTTATTGTGAAATGTTCCGAAATTCCCTAACTCGGAAGTACTTTCTTAGTGTTGCTGACGAGACGCTGATTCGTTTTACCTTAGACAGAACAACATGGGGTCGAGGGCACCAGGTAAAAGTCACCTGTCTTTAAGCATTTATTTAGCCCAAAATCGAGATGAAACATTGCACATATTATTGAGTAAAGTGGGATGTTGATTTGTGGTATTTTGGTGTGTTCAAATCCATGTTTTTGAGATCTCCTTTGTCGTGTCCTCTACTGAGTGTCCTAGCTAATGTTAAGCTAGCTATGACACATCAAGGGAGAGCTCAGTGGTGTGCTCCAGACTGCTAGTGACATATTTAACCTTTAAATGTAATATATGTCAAATGCATTTTCAATTGATAGGTAAAGCTGTGCTTCGGTCTGATCAACTTTCAAACGCCACGCCAGTACAGATGGACGATTGTCAAACACTAAGCAGCATCCATTGCCTAGCTAGGTGcagttgctaacgttagctaacttggTAGTTATAAACATCTAGCTAGCTAAAACTTAAACAAAGCAAGATAAATTGGCATACTAGCCAGCTCAACTTGGCTAGCTAACAGTACCCGGTATTATTACTgacattgattatcatgtctgaTGTCCTCTCTACATACTTCCTGTACACCTCGATGTCAGAAATATGTCCAGATCGCACAGTTCCCACATAGCTAGTACTCTGTAGATAATAACAGCATGCCATGTGATCTACTATCACTCTATCCAGTTATCTACCACAAATGTAATGTTTGCAGTTGGGATACTCTCCTTGGTTTGTCCCAAATAATACTGTCAAACCCTCCCTCAAGTCCCTAGTTCTGTAATCATCCCAATTCTACTTCATCTACTTAAGCATCTTCTTAAATGAATAGAGAACATGATTTGGTGTCTCGTTGCTTTTGTACTGCAGTGATTGCAACTGCTTTTCTAACTGTGTTTTAGTAAGCCAAATCTTGACAGCAAATGATCTGACTCTTATTCTGGCCTCCCACACAGCAGCTACCGGCAGACTCCTGGTCGGCTTCCGTAAATGGTACTATAATGCGGCCGGATTCAACAAAATTGGCAAGTCTTGGAGTCTTTTTCTTTGGGGCCATCTGTGAGGGTCTTCAGATAAATATTTTCACTCAGTCTTAGAAACATATATAATCTTCAGTTCGATATTTCTCTGACACTGTGTGGTGCTTGTTTTGTTTGCAGGTCTGATGCGTGATGACACGATCCATGAGGATGGCGATGTGAAAGAAGCCCTGCGGAGGCTCCCAGAGAAAGTCTACAATGACAGGATGTTCAGGCTCAAGAGAGCCCTGGACCTGTCCATGAAGCAGGCAGTTCTGCCTAAGGAACAGTGGACTCAATATGAGGAGGTATGGAAGACCTGTGCTCAAATGCCATTTGAAATATAATTTACTTTCTCTGtgtttgattgagcttgcctggcataATGGACCTATAGAATATCCCCAAAATGTtaaaccctgcccatctggcactccaggcaggctagagcaaacggtcaaagtatttgaaagatttcaaatagtatttgaacccaagtTTGAGGTACAGTGCATATAGAGTACCATAGCGGAGgggtcataatacccataaaacctagcggtcaaacggAAAAGGTTCCAATCAtctttccaccattcatttttcccataggggattttagaaacacttaaaataaggtctgtgttttatgtaggcttaccctggcatgatgttttgatAAGTGTAAATCTCTAGGACAAGGTTACTTTTTTTGATAACCGTGATAACCACTCTAGGACAatgtgacttttatcaatatattcacctctatttaacccccccccccgacCCCAAATGAGACACTAATtcgctgctaatgtggctatcataaagaaattcaaatgccatgatgatctggaggagactgcaagaatctctggattaactatctaatgttagctaactgtAGTCATGAATAAATTAGcacgttttttttaaattgacaattctgtgaactgtctttcgcatgttttaaattgacacaacacctgttagtaaaggtgtcagctagagatgacatgcagggatttgtagttttacATGATGACTACTTTGGTGCAATTAGCATTTtagaatctgagagtaaatagagctgaataaattgataagtcaccttgtctgagagaTATTTTACATGGTTATCAGAAcgtcacaccagggtaagcctacatgaaaaacaacccttatttgaagtgtttctaaaatcccctatgggaaaatgaatggtggaaaaacgttTGGaatcatttccctgtttgaccgctagcttttatgggtattatgacacctctaCTGTTGGGCTCTATAGTCTCACAATCAATGGTTTGTGTACAGGAAGGGCTTTGAGATATCACTGAGGAAATAGAAGATATGTCAGAAGTTTCACAGCAGTTGATGTTATGGCATGTGATGAAGGACAAAATCTAGCCTGTCAGAGGTGATATTGTTCCCATACCGTGCTACACTACTTGAATAATCAACATGAAGCATGTAGGAGTAGAGACTTAAGGTTAGATTGGAATTTGCCAATTGTTGAGTTTGGAGAC comes from Oncorhynchus gorbuscha isolate QuinsamMale2020 ecotype Even-year linkage group LG24, OgorEven_v1.0, whole genome shotgun sequence and encodes:
- the LOC124012158 gene encoding cytochrome b-c1 complex subunit 7-like, with amino-acid sequence MGSRAPAATGRLLVGFRKWYYNAAGFNKIGLMRDDTIHEDGDVKEALRRLPEKVYNDRMFRLKRALDLSMKQAVLPKEQWTQYEEDVHYLEPYLEEVIRERKEVEEWSKN